The Bombus pascuorum chromosome 13, iyBomPasc1.1, whole genome shotgun sequence nucleotide sequence CGACTCTGAAGATGacctaataataaaaatgcgCATTCATTTGCAACAACtattaattcttctttttcctctgttagatttaaatctttcttcatttttatctcCGTccattgtattatatttaacaatgattctctttctttcaatGCAGCATCTTGCTCGATATTTTGctttaaatcttttaatttatttttattcaaattcaaagaTTTAAACATATTGATGACATCCTCTTCGATTAGTTCTGATTTATCGGAATTTTTTGGTACGATGCGCACATTTTTTAcgcattttaataattcttcggTAATTTCGGGTGTAACTTTAAAATTCGAAAGCCAGGTTTCATCGTTGTCCAATTCAATCGCTTTAACGACTGTTTTCAGCATTTTTGATAAACAATCAGATAAAAATGACCACTGTACGCTTGGTGTGAGATTAGGATTCAAATGCTCAGATATACTTTTTGTAACTGTATTAAACACCGAGATTAAGGATGTAATACGTCGAATAGATTCTCTGGAAGTGGGAGATGCTTCATCTCCAGGAGAACTCCTACCACATTCTGGTAAAGATAATTCCTCATCATAGCTTTCCATGTCCTCTAAAAATTGTCCTAGTAGGGTTAAAGTAAACTGTAAATCCGCTATCCAAAAAGTTCGTAACCTTTGCAAACTACGACTGGCATAAGCTACAATTGTCTTTTGTTGCGTCGAGTCGATATGCCAGCCAACTAATATATCAACTGTATCACGGAAGTGATTTGAAAACGTTTCAGGATAAGACTCCATTATCAGTAATATCGCATCCACTGTTGCTACTAATAGATCGGATCGATCAACATTTTCTAGCGTCGATTGCAATTGCGACATCATTAGCTGAAAGGATATTTAAtgtactttatttaaaataattagttttgtttctttcttttgtttagtccaatcgaaaaaaaattaaaaacttgcACAATATCTactaaattaagaaataaaaaaagaaaatttaagtaCCACTGAAAATTCTTTCAGCCTTGGCGCCTCTGCATCCAATTTAAAAGCTTCAACGAATGATTTAATTAGAAGGCACTTTATATCATCTTTCCGTTCcagtgaatatttattaaagacCCAATCCATGTATCTGTGGATTTTCACACcaaaaattttacttatattgaaagaaatgtTACATTTGATAAACACACTGTACACTATTAGATCATTTGTTTACCGTTTATAATCTTGTTCAGTTGCGTAACCGATACGTCCTAAACATTTTGCGACTTGCTGTTTTGCCTCTTGTCCAGGCCCAGTATGTAGTATATCTAATAGGCTTTCACAGATGACATCCAAATTTCGTCTTATGTATCTTTGATTTTCAAGCGCTATTATACCTTCTTGTGCTTGTTTGCACAACACCATAAAATGATCATAATCATCTTCCCGATACAATCTTCTTAAAAGTTTGGAAATTCTAGAATCTTCTGTAATAaggaaatatcaattaatatatttaattgcaaatgaaACATCATATTTTCTCAGTATATCCTAGAGATAAAAAACAATTTGGACCATTTATTCTTTTGTCATCATAATATTTTCCTTGTACattttcttgatttttcaGCGATTCTTGAAATTTTGGTCTAGTCGTAGGGTAGTAACTAGTTTCTGTATTGGAATCACGTTCGATAGGTGTCTTTTTAAAGGCCCTACCCCGTAAAGAGCCTCTGGCACGATCTCCAGAGCTACCTCCTCGAGCCATTCGAAATTCATTGCGTGGAACACCACCAATTCTATAAcaatataaacaattaattaaataaaatagaacaggatattttaataaacaattggaaaaataatttaccttGGTTTAAATCTAGAGAAACTATGATCAGACGAATAGTTGTTTGTATTTCTTGGACAAATGACCAAAGTGCCTCTTGGAGCATTAAAATCATTGGAGTTATATCCACTTAGAACACCAACATCTCCTTTCTCTAACACACTAGCTCGATTGTTACTAACAGATTCTTCCTGTATCTCCGAACACTTAGATCCACGTAGCTTGGTGCTAATATTAGAGTTCCCACAGCTATTCATTACATTACTCTGCAGATGATCTGCATGACCTACACTTTGCATTAATAATGTACCAATCGCAGgtaatgataattttttatattaataaatattaaaaagcatAAAATCATAAGTATTCTATAATTGATTACGGCACGTCAGAATTCAATAACTTTCACATATTCTTAAGGTTACATTATTCGCACCTACATCCTTGGTGTACAAAGTTCAATggtcataaaataaatgaaaagtagtaatgaaaaaataagataaatccTACAATACAATCAAAATCTATTACAAAGTTTCTCAAATAAAAACGACGTTCAAGTTATTTACGTATAAAAGATACGATAATTCATAGAGTGATTAACTGTCGTAATATCTATTTCAGTTTATGTAAGTACCGTTCCCTTGGAAAGTAATATCGTAATGGCATAGAACATGGAACACACTTTGATTTCTTtcggaaaatattttgtggaaaataatcgaaagaaGATATCGAAAGGTGGAACAGTATCGTAACCGATTCTCCACGCGTTCGATCTATAGGTACACACCGTATCGACAACAACCGATCAACAGAGAACTTTTATAGCGATTTATAAATTggtaaaaatcaaaatatattacgGTTCTATTTGTATAGCGATATAGTCATGAAAGATTCTTTGGAATTTCCGAAAAATCGTACATATGTGTCTGTTTAAATTAACTTATTTAGGTGGATACACAAGAACCAACAACCAACCACGAAACTGAAACGGATTAACCACTATTTACGAGTGGTACCTTTCACACTGTTCACTGACATGCTTTCTGTAAACATCGAGTagcatttttaacattattttttttaatcctaCAATTTTTTTCGAGATTCCTGGAACATCATGTGTAGGAAAGAAGTAATATAcagataaaataagaaaaaatggtgaaatgaaaatatagataGAAAAACAATTGAATCAGTTTGTTGGGTACCTTATATTATATGAGTTCTAAATAATAACGAATTGGCTAACGAGGCAAACAGGCACTGGCActtaatataaagaaaaatcatttaaagcaaatataattattttgtatctgCATAcgtaaattaagaattttagtATGGTTACGTATAATTACGTTACGCTTCTACGTCTCCTACTGGAATGAAACTAAGTACAATGAAACGATAAAGCGACTAAATAAAACTTGAAccaatgtaaaatattgttgaaaaaatatctCAATCGATTCTGATATCCAATTGGTTTGGATCAACCAATGCCATTAAAATTAATCCAAGAAAACCATCAATGATGCcactgataaaaaaaatacaccATATGAAATTGATAGGAAACGCATTTATAGATAGacgaaataatgtataatcACACTTATTGATGTGTAATCGTAGAAAAGCCGCACTCTATCTAGTGTCAAACGAAAATGTATCAACAATCGTAATTGATTTTCTCACTGAACCTAAGTTTCTTGAGAATAAGcctttaaaaatgtttaccGTTTTCAGgacgtatatttattaaaatttaaagtgCCTGTAACTGTGACACAAATAACGATTAAGATTATTTAGCAGGATGTTGTACTTTTCTAGTAAGTTCTAGTAAGTTTCTAGTAactaatgatttttattacagattttaaattatacaagtTAACATATTACAAATCATGTATAccaaaaaattctaaaaaaaaaataataaaaaaatatataatatttgtaagatATCTCTCGTTTTTTTTAGATATGTTatgcataatttttaaaagcagTAGTTCTGTAATAAATGGcataatttggaaaaaaaaacataGTGTAgcaaatttaacaaatacagcattaaaaataatatgttaaattatgatattttgtTTACATCATTTTCATAACAATTCAGTacttaagaaatattatttaacaaataataaattaccaaagttaatttacttataggttgagaatatttttaactaaaaGTCGATTATAATGAACAAGATTATGCTTtcaatgtatttaatattttataactttagTGTCAGAACCTTACtaaatttttgtatgaatAGTTTAATAGTATACATTGTTAATAGCTCAATGGAGAAGCTATGATGAATATTACAACAGAACTATAATACATTTCAAGGTAAATTTAATGACCACTGCTGCTTTCTTTTGAATCTTCATTAGAGAAGTTATGTTCTTGAGATTCCTCGTCATGAGGCCAGGTTGTAACTTTATCTGGTAGCATACATCCATCTGGTTTCAAGTCAACATAATCATCCATGGTCATCTCTGAGAATGGTATCATATTGTTTAGCTCATCCAAACTGCTACGTATTTTTTCAATGTCAATATTTACTTCTTGAATGaaactttctattttcttagCCTGTAACATGTTTAAcactatttataaaattcaatttatgatataaaatataaaataaacaaaaatatattattacggttTCACTCTTTGCAGCTTCAATTTCTGCTGTATAATTATCAGCTGGATATGGTATTGATAATGATTCATATTCCTTTTGAAATCTATCTACTAAACCCGGAGTTAcaataacttttttataatGTGCCCAATCAATTTTTGGTAGAGCTTCTGGATTAGCCATcatactataaaatatatattatataaatatattattttattgtcttATATCTATTTGGatatgctatattttatacaaatataataatttattcacatTGGTATAAAGTGATTATTTTAAATGACACAACTCTTtcgtttattactttttaatcaattttctaaCAAGTTATTACTGTAATATACTTATCGCTATTTTGAAATCAGTACTAACAAGGTTAGGTCagtttatttagatttattcatacaaaaatttaatgagAAAGAACtacattaatttctatataatagGAGAatagtacattttttaaatcactCGATCAATCTAAAGTAAGGATTTAATAGGAACAtgtggaaatattatataacaggATAAATGATCGAATAATGCAATGATCTTATGAATTTTACTAAccgttgtaaatatttatcagaCTTCGATTTAAAAGCGGCCAAAGCAGCTTTTTCAGCTTCTGGAACTCGCTCAGCGAGAGCAGTCCAATTTATCGCTTTAATTGCTTGTCGTGACATTTCTCTATGACAATTCCTCCGATCCAAACGTAACACAATTCCCGACTGCTGAACAagtatgaatatatatatttatgagcTGGTATGGTTGTATAGACTATActcatatatatacagggctaattcttttttaccgATATCGATTAATCGAATTTTCATATATCGAAACGAGATATCGATTATAGAGTACtcgatatacataaatattcgatTTAAAGGTATTGTTTCAGTCGATATTTATTCGTTGTAAATTGAAGCATTTAAGCATTAGCAGCATTAGGTAAATGCGAGATACCgtgataaataattacgaataattagCCTTTTTAAACACGTATACAAAAATAGTGAACTATGCaagaaaagaaacgtatataataaatacgtgTATAACAAATAGAAGAAGCAGCATTCCAGAGAAATCGTTCGTTTACTGATCGAACCAGTTACAAGAATgagtaaattgaaaaattatttataaaatattcacatgtacatatatgtatattctttcttatcatattaatatgaattatGGAATACAACCTTACTCCTTATTGTACGTGcatttaaacataatttacattgtttatgttatagtttattatatatatatttaaattgttcaaTTAATTGCAAACACTATAATCATAATTATGGAAcagaataaatatgaaattaataaacaagaaatttGATTCAGATATTGTAACGTAAGAAAAAATCatctaattaataaagaagACGAACAAATGTATATACTGATCATACACGATACACatacaattacatatatatgattatatagaCAAAACGTGAGttacatatttgtattatctgtgtgtatactatatataaatttatatgcatCTAACACAGGAATGTACACAATCGTGTATGCATATTCACATACATGCATTCTCATGTAAGTACGCGTTCATACATCGAACACGTTAAGTTTGCAGTGATGAAGCGCAACGACAGGATCGATAAAAGAGGAAGATCGTGGTCACGGGGTACATGGGGTATGGAGAAGGAAAGTAGACTAGCGAAAGAATAGAGAgagtgaaatagaaatttagcGAGTGTTAGTGGATGGGTGATTGCCGGGGTGGCGAGTGACTAGGGTGGGCGGAAAGGGTGGAGTGGGCGGCGATGGTCAGGCGGCGAGCATAAAGAGGATAGGATAATATCGGTGCGCGACCTCCGCGGTAGCTTCAAGTTCGCCGCTTTAATACCGGCAGATCTACGATGTAGTTATGCCGAAGAAAAGTACTAGACATGTGAGAGAGTCGGGGTTAACGAGAAGTTCTTATCATAAAAGCAATAATCTTGGAACCACATCAGAACCAAAAACGAAACACTTTCTAAGCGTCCGGATTGGTCTTACCAACGGCAAACGTTGGCTTTCTCTTAAAAAACGCTTAGGTCTGTCAACGGATGAAGATGTTGCAGTTTACTTGCTGGATCTTGCTGAATCTGTTTCCAGGTAGGATTCCAGATAGATGCTTGTGACAGATTAAATGTACCTCTTTCTTAGTTTtcaatcaaaatatatttagaccgacgttataaaatattttgttctgtGCCATAAAAACTGTTTTAATCGATACTTAAACATACGTATCACTCGAAAGCGGGACTTCCCCTCTATCGTGTCCAAATTTTCCCTCGAATCGCCATCTTGTGGGGTTGCTGTCAGAGGGGtgaaaataatcgataattttttattcgttaaaaatatagtcgtcaattttatcgattacactgattttcattgattttgattttctttGAGAACACGGATCGACCGATACAGAAGAaatgtctattttatttaactccaaatacgaaatatgttcaggtaaattaattttcacttaatatttataaaaatactagtAACCATTGAACGTTTTCTGTCTTAAATTGATTCCCACTTTCTAATTTTTGTGAGACACTATTGTGACATAACACTTCCTTTATAACTATATTTTACATTGCACTCAACtgcatatttttgtttaatagaCACAACCTTAAGTGTAATggagaagaggaaaaggaaatggATCAGAATAAAAAGAGCAAAACGGAATCGATGCAGACTGAAGATTTGATAGAAGATACAAGAGAATTTGTACGTCGAAGTTTAAGGAAACAAAGCAGTGGCACAGTTGTAGAATCTGAATCTCTTTCTGTTGATACAGCACAAACAAAATTGTCCAATGATACTGATGTACATGCCCAGCGTAGCTCAAGATCTAAGCATCATAAGAATAAAGCTAAACATCATAAAGATAaacggaaaagaaaaaggcgttttaaaactgaaaatattgttttgcCACTAGAATCTATTAAACGATCTTCTAGTGATATAACATCAGGAGATGAGGAAcaaatttcctttaaaaaagACAACTCTAGGTCAGCTAGTGAAGTAGAGTCAAAgtcgaatttaaaaaacaatctTCGTATTAGTACGAAGACAGCTGAATCTGTTATGTCAAAGACTGAACACATAGATAGCATAGAATATATagcaaatgtaaatattaacaaaaatgtacTTTATCATGATATTGGAGATGTCGATATGGAAAGAATTATGATGGTTGGTGACAAAAATGAGCAATCAAGGTCTAATTGTTTAGCAACATCATCAGCTGTTAAGAGTGTAGGTGAAAATGTGGTAGAACAAATCTCAAATGTAACAGATTCAACATCTACCATAGTTTCTCACATTCAATCTAGTGAGACAAAAGATGACAAGAACAGCCCAAGCGGTATGGTATATGTCAATACAAATTCTAGTTGTTCAAATATCAACATAAATACAGAtcaagaaatagaagatcgaaaattgaaaaagaaacgaaaacgattaaaatatgatGCTGACGAAGACGATGATGAAAATGCAAAAGAAGATTCATCTGAGGACATTGTAGATGATTTTGTACATAAACATAGGAGAAAAAGGCACAAACATACTAATGAACATAAAAATCGTAAACATCACGATGTGCGGAAAGCACCGCAGGACGGAATAATTGTGcaagaagataaaaatgcTTGTTCTACAATAGATGGTACAACTCCAATTACAATTGAAAAGCttcaaaatgaaacaaatgttGAAAGCCTAATGTCTGAGCCACAGAGATTAGCCATTAAAATAAAGCTCTGCCAAGAATGTAATAATCGTCACTTACAAGATGCCTGCCCATTAATAACACCTCAATATGCTATTTCAGATTCTATATCATATGAAAGCTggttaaataaacataaagaaaatatggaaGTTTCAAAGGCTATAAAATCAGATGATCCTATGTCTGAAGGATATGGAAAGATAACAGAAGATAATAATGAATCAGATGATGAATCTTTATTAACTGAAcaatgtaaaacaaaaatgaaaactcagaaagaggaaaagcaaTTAACTGTAGATTTAGATCGGCCATTATATGCTAGAGACTCCCTACCTGAAtgttttgaattaaaaattaccaaTTCAGAACATGGACTTGGGATATATGCAAAAAATTCTGTTCCAATGCATGTTAAACTGGGTCCTCTTGTTGGACAACCAGTTAGGGAAATGGATATTCCTGATGATTTTCCCATGAGACACATTTGGGAGGTAAAATcaatgcaatattttttatttttttatgtataaactacatttattttaatcattacACATATATCCTTAAAATGTtccaataataaaacaatattgttcttctttcctctttttttagATAGATAATGATGGTAAAGCTTCGTATATAAGTACTACTAATccattaaaaagtaattggATTCGTTATATTAGGCCTGCTGAaacaaaagaggaaagaagcgTAGCTGTAATAACAAAACAGGGAGAACTACACCTTGTTACTACACAGAATATTATGTCAGGAATGGAGCTGACGTATTGGACAGACTCTCAATCTTCTGCATGGACGCGGAAGAATAAAGTAGACAAAACAAGTATAGTATCatcttttcaaaatataaattaagtatAAGCAAGCAATATCATTTgtttaactttattttcatttaccCAGATTGTGGAggatgtaatttaaattttgccCATCCAATATACTATCGGTTACATTGCTGCATTTTTCATGACACAAATTATAGTTTaaccataagaaaatatcattGCAAGGTAGACAACATTTGAATTACACTTTATATCGACTGTTtcgcattttgtatttttgaacaaatgtatagatatatggatttattccatatttttagGTATGTGGAGCTGCTGTTTTGGGTAAGgataatattatgaaacacGCAGCGGAATTACATGCAGGTCGAGGTGCATATCAATGTCAATATTGCAAGAAATTCTTTCTACGTTTGAATTACCTTGAAATGCATCGTACTTATGGATGTGCTCAGAATCCTCAACGTTCAAGACCATTATGCGATTTTTGTGGTCGTAAATTTTGTCAGCcgcaaaaattaaaagtgcACATCAAACGAATGCATAACGGTAAGCATTTGTACAGCATGTAAATCTATCaataaagattattttcaatttaaatgaATGTTTAGATATGTCTGAGGTGCTCCGGGAGTTTCAGTGTAAATTATGTCTGAAACTTCTGGGATCTCGTGCTGCTCTTCAACGTCATATGAAAGAAGTTCATCATAAAGACGTAATTGGGGCCGCGACTTGTGATCGATGTGGAAAAATGTTCCAAAATAAGAGTAATCTCAAAATACATATGTTAACACACAGTGGAGTAAAACCATTCAAGTAGGATCGCAATATTCCTGTAGATAATTCATTTCGTATTTCTTTAGTAGATACGATATTGAGggcttgtttttttttttttttttaattgcaggTGTAAAGAAAATGGTTGCAAAGCAGCTTTTACGACTAAACAATGTTTACAATTTCATTACAAAAAAGTACATGGTCTTACAGAAGAAATGATGCCAAAAATCGAACGATCTGTTGCCTATACCTTTGATGCATATAGCGGTGGACTTGTCGAAGATGTCGGTCGTGGAAAAACACCGCGACCTAGTAGAAAAACTTCTCAGGTTTGTTTTTCACCAAAATATATCTTGTCTTATACATTTTCGTAAGATCAAATCGTTTCAAATCACaatattcgttttataatttatgatttcagcaagaaaacgataataaaatatctgtgGATGATAGCAAAAATGATTTGAAAGTTGAAACACCAAGTATTTCTACACATTCGAGTATAATCGAGTTTGGTACAAGTCCTACATCCAAGTATAAAATGGAACATAATTCACGAATTACAACGTCTTCGCTTCCGATGGGTGCGTCAATGTCAAGCGGTTTAGAATCGACAGTAGAAGGTGTACGCACAGAAACAGATCTATATAGTACTTCCAGATTACAAAGTAAAGGAAGTAAAAAATGGCTTGGTGAATTCAATCCTCCAATTTCCTCAGATGTAACAGTAGTATCTAATACTATACCTCATTTATCAACAAGTGTTGTTACCGGAAATTCTTACGAGTTTGAAGATACTCGGAAGGAAATTGATGAGAAAGTATCATCATCGACAAACAATAGCAGAAGACAAGATAATATGACTCAAGATATTATAGAGAATGCTAAATTGGGACTTAGTGTTTATAGAAGAACTGAAAGTGCGAATGCTAGCTTGTTAGTTGAAGCTGCTCTTGATGCTGCTGAGCGGGATATAGGAGCAGTAACTAGTCCAATATTGGATGATAATGATCGCGACACAAATCTTTATTCAATATCCAGTCAGCTGCAATCTCCATTACCTCAGAGATCACCAAACCATTTAGAGTCCTATATACAACAACAAGAAGAACTGATATCTCCTGCACCTACGCCAGATAACCGAAATACACCACCCACGCATTTACACGTCGATTATCAACTGCATCGGCCCGTTGATTACATCGGTACACCAAGAACACATAACATTGATCAGTATTTACATCACGAAGAAATACCACGTGTTTCTTCGCCGAAcggttatatacatattcaacAAGAGGATTTGGTATCACCTTCAGGAACACCAAACCCCCGATATCAAGACGTGCACCATCAccatcaccaccaccaccaccatcatcatcatcaggTATCCACAGACAATTTATCTAGTGATGAAGGTGATTCAGTTGTGCAAAATCTCAGTCTCTCCGTGAAAGAGAAATCAATGCAGTTGGATCTATCAACATCATATAAATATGATTCTCTCGACCAAGAGTTCGCTAGAGAAAGAACTAGCTTTGAGCCTCTTGTTCTAAATGGGGAGCTTCAGGGCTTGGATATGTCTGCTAGAGGATTTCATCATACTTTTGGTGTACAGATACAAAACGCACggtatcatcatcatcatctgTACGAAATTGCAGAAAGACAAAGTGTTGATCTTAGCAGGACTGGAAGCTATTCGATATCACCTACTCCTCTTCCTGTATCTTCTCAGGTGACATCTGGTTCTTCAGGGGCAGTAGTTCCTCCACCGCCACCACCtccaccaccgccaccgccgcccCCTCCACCACCACCGCCTCCTCCAgctcctcctcctccaccaCCGCCTCCACCGCCACCACCACCTCCACCGCCTCCTCCACCCTACCCTCATAGCGATGTTCTCAGGGTTGTAAGTTTAGATCTTACACCCGGTGGACGTCACACTGTAGATCTCACTCTTTCAAGACCACATCACTTACACGGATCCGGTGCACGGGTAATAACGAGTCCTCAACCCGCAGGTTCTGGCAATCCACATATCGTACCTGACGCGGTTGATGGACGAATTCTACCTTCTCCTCCTCCACCGCCTTCCTTGTCAGGGTACAATCCAAGTTATCCTGTAAGTCCTGCTGCGTATCACCCACCAAGACCAGGATACCATCATTATTCCGGTTACTATTAACTAATACAGAGAATTTCAGTACCTTTAtctaacattttaaaatacccACCGAGTAACTTTtccaatataatttttgctaTAAAACTATTTCAATCGTAAATAATCAAAGAATATGCTATATCACTAAGGTATATATGTCAATATTCCGACATAATATTAAATCTATTTCGTTTCCGTTTTCTCGACACAGAATCATAGAAATTCAAGACCGTGAACTAGTCgaagtgaaattaaattatgagGATCATTCAAAAAGTTTCCATTCGTGGCGTCGTTTTCACACCATATGCAATATAGACATGAGTAATATCTAACGTTTAGTTACTGAAACATGACCAGACTATCAATGTTGTAACGTATTACAAAACCATAGGCAAGCTTCACAAACAGATCAAGATCAAACGTCTTAGAAAGCTGAACAAAGGTGTTGTGCTTCTCCATGATAAAGTTTGTCCTCATTTAGGAAATGTTCGGTATAAATTGCGGAACAGGAAGTGGAAAATTATGAAGCATCCATTTTA carries:
- the LOC132913239 gene encoding ATP synthase subunit d, mitochondrial-like encodes the protein MSRQAIKAINWTALAERVPEAEKAALAAFKSKSDKYLQRMMANPEALPKIDWAHYKKVIVTPGLVDRFQKEYESLSIPYPADNYTAEIEAAKSETAKKIESFIQEVNIDIEKIRSSLDELNNMIPFSEMTMDDYVDLKPDGCMLPDKVTTWPHDEESQEHNFSNEDSKESSSGH